AGGTGCGCGATGTTGGCGGTGGTCCCGGTGCTCAGGTTGTCCAGGCACAGCACGTGCCACCCGTCGGCCAGCAGCCGGTCGCACAGGTGGGAGCCCAGGAAACCGGCTCCCCCCGTGACGACCGCTCGCCGGGCCGCTTCGCGGGACATGGCGGGCAGTCTCGCACGCCGCCGATCTGCTCATGGCGCGCACTTCCCTCGCCTCCCGGCTCGGGTCAATGCGCCGCAGTACTCATGGCGCGCATTGCCCTCGCCTGCCGGCTCGGGTCAATGCGCCGCAGTACTGATGGCGCGCATTGCCCTCGCCTGCCGGCTCGGGTCAATGCGCCGCGTCATCCCAGCTGCGGCCCCACCCCACCGACACCTCCAGCGGCGCCCGCAGGGCGTACGCGCCGGTCATCTCCCGCCGCAGCACGGTCTCCACCGCCTCGCGCTCCCCCGGCGCGACCTCGACGACGAGCTCGTCGTGGACCTGCAGGAGCATCCGCGACACGAGTCCCTCCTCGCGCAGGGCCCGGTCCACACCGAGCATGGCGACCTTGATGACGTCGGCCGCCGACCCCTGGATCGGGGCGTTGAGCGCCATCCGCTCGGCCATCTCGCGCCGCTGGCGGTTGTCGCTGGTCAGGTCCGGCAGGTAGCGACGGCGGCCCAGGATGGTCTCCGTGTACCCGGTACGACGGGCCTCGTCGACCACGCTGCGCAGGTAGTCGCGGACCCCGCCGAAGCGCTGGAAGTACTCCTCCATGAGGCTGCGCGCCTCCTCGGTGGAGATCCCGAGCTGGGCGGCCAGGCCGAAGGCGGACAGGCCGTACGCCAGCCCGTAGGACATCGCCTTGATCTTGGCGCGCATCGCCGGGGTGACGTCGGCCCGGTCCACCTGGAAGACCCGGGCGGCGACCGTCGTGTGCAGGTCCTCGCCGGAGGCGAACGCCTCGATGAGTCCCTCGTCCTGCGACAGGTGCGCCATGATCCGCATCTCGACCTGGCTGTAGTCGGCGGTCAGCAGGCACTCGTAGCCCGGGCCCACGACGAAGGCCTGCCGGATGCGCCGGCCCTCGTCCGTGCGGATCGGGATGTTCTGCAGGTTCGGGTCGGTCGAGGACAGCCGCCCCGTCGACGCGACCGTCTGGTTGAACGAGGTGTGGATGCGCCCGTCGTCGCCGACCGCCCGCTCCAGTCCCTCGACGGTCACCAGCAGGCGCGCGACGTCGCGGTGGCGCAGCAGGTGGGCGAGCAGCGGGTGCTCGGTCTGCGCGTACAGGCCCTGCAGGGCGTCGGCGTCGGTCGTGTAGCCCGTCTTGATCCGCTTGGTCTTGGGCAGCCCGAGCTCGTCGAAGAGGATCGCCTGCAGCTGCTTGGGCGAGCCGAGGTTGAACTCGCGGCCGAGGACGGCGTACGCCGCGTCCGCGGCGGCCTTGACCTCCCCCGCGAAGTGGGCGTGCAGGTGGGCCAGGTGGTCGCCGTCGACGGCGATGCCGACACGCTCCATGCCGGCCAGGACGTCGACCAGGGGCAGCTCCACCTCGTTGAGCAGCCGCGTCCCGCCGCGGGTCGCCAGCTCGGCGTCGAGCACGTCGGCCAGGTCGATGACGGCCCGGGCGCGTACCACGAGGGAGGAGGCGGCGGCCTCGTTGTCGTCGCCGTCGAAGCTCAGCTGGCCGTCCGGCTCGCTCTCGGCCCGCAGCTCGCGGTGCAGGAAGCGCAGGACGAGGTCGGCGAGGTCGAAGCTGCGCTGGCCCGGGAGAGCCAGATAGGCCGACAGCGCCGTGTCGCTCGTGACCCCGTGCAGGTCCCAGCCGTGGGCCGCCATGGCGAGCAGCGGGCCCTTCATGTCGTGCATCGCCTTGGTGCGGGCGGGGTCGGCGAGCCAGGCCGCCAGCGCGGCGTCGTCCTCGGGGACCAGCTGGGTCGGGTCGATCCACGCGCCCGACCCGTCGGCGGCCGCCAGCCCGACCCCGGTCAGCCGTCCCGTCCCGCTGCCCCACGTCCCGGTGCAGGCCAGACCCGAGCGGGTCGCCCCGCCGGCGTGCTGCTCGAGCCAGGCGGCCACCTCGCCCGCCTCCAGCCGGGCGACGTCGACGTCGAAGCCCTCCTCCGCCTCGGGCTCGACGCTGGACAGCGTCGCGTAGAGCCGGTCGCGCAGGACGCGGAACTGCAGGGTGTCGAAGACCCGGTGGACCTCGTCGCGGTCCCAGGGGCGCAGCGCCAGGTCCTCGGGACGTACCGGCAGCGGGACGTCACGGACGAGCTGGTTGACCCGGCGGTTGAGCAGCACCTGGGCGAGGTGGGACTGGACGGCCTCCCCGGCCTTGCCGCTCAGCTCGTCCACCCGGTCGGCGAGAGTGCCGAGGTCGCCGAACTGGGTGAGCCACTTCGCGGCGGTCTTCGGGCCGACGCCGGGCACGCCCGGCAGGTTGTCACTGGTCTCCCCCACGAGGGCGGCCAGGTCCGGGTAGAGCTTCGGCGGTACGCCGTACCGCGCCTCCACCTCGGCCGGGTCGATGCGGGCCAGGTCGCTGACGCCCTTGCGCGGGTAGAGCACCGTGACCCGGTCGCTGACCAGCTGGAAGGCGTCGCGGTCCCCCGTGATGACCTCGACGTCGTAACCCTCGTCGGCCGCCTCGGAGGTCAAGGTGGCGATCACGTCGTCCGCCTCGTAGCCCTCCGCGGTCACGACGGGGATGTTGAGCGCGTCGAGCACCTCCCGGATCAGGCTGACCTGGCCGTGGAAGGCGCTCGGGGTCTCGCTGCGGTTGGCCTTGTACTCGGGGTAGGTCTCGTTGCGGAAGGACTGCCGGGCCAGGTCGAAGGTCACGGCCAGATGGGTGGGCTGCTCGTCGCGCAGGGCGTTGATGAGCATGGCGGTGAAGCCGTACACGGCGTTGGTGGGCTGGCCGGTCGTCGTCGAGAAGTTCTCGACCGGCAGGGCGAAGAAGGCGCGGTAGGCGAGGGAGTGCCCGTCGAGCAGGAGGAGCCGGGGTCTGGTGTCTCCGGTGCTCACCCGGTGGACTCTAGTCAGCCCGGCCATGGCCCTACGGTGGCGTCCATGTCCGACAACAGCAGGTCCGACAAGAGTGGGTCCGACAACAATGGGTCCGGAGCACGAGACGTCGGGGACGTCCCCCTCGACTTCCTCAACGCCGACGGGTCGATCGACCTCGACGCGCTGAACCGCGCCATCTCCCTCGCCG
This portion of the Actinomycetes bacterium genome encodes:
- the polA gene encoding DNA polymerase I → MAGLTRVHRVSTGDTRPRLLLLDGHSLAYRAFFALPVENFSTTTGQPTNAVYGFTAMLINALRDEQPTHLAVTFDLARQSFRNETYPEYKANRSETPSAFHGQVSLIREVLDALNIPVVTAEGYEADDVIATLTSEAADEGYDVEVITGDRDAFQLVSDRVTVLYPRKGVSDLARIDPAEVEARYGVPPKLYPDLAALVGETSDNLPGVPGVGPKTAAKWLTQFGDLGTLADRVDELSGKAGEAVQSHLAQVLLNRRVNQLVRDVPLPVRPEDLALRPWDRDEVHRVFDTLQFRVLRDRLYATLSSVEPEAEEGFDVDVARLEAGEVAAWLEQHAGGATRSGLACTGTWGSGTGRLTGVGLAAADGSGAWIDPTQLVPEDDAALAAWLADPARTKAMHDMKGPLLAMAAHGWDLHGVTSDTALSAYLALPGQRSFDLADLVLRFLHRELRAESEPDGQLSFDGDDNEAAASSLVVRARAVIDLADVLDAELATRGGTRLLNEVELPLVDVLAGMERVGIAVDGDHLAHLHAHFAGEVKAAADAAYAVLGREFNLGSPKQLQAILFDELGLPKTKRIKTGYTTDADALQGLYAQTEHPLLAHLLRHRDVARLLVTVEGLERAVGDDGRIHTSFNQTVASTGRLSSTDPNLQNIPIRTDEGRRIRQAFVVGPGYECLLTADYSQVEMRIMAHLSQDEGLIEAFASGEDLHTTVAARVFQVDRADVTPAMRAKIKAMSYGLAYGLSAFGLAAQLGISTEEARSLMEEYFQRFGGVRDYLRSVVDEARRTGYTETILGRRRYLPDLTSDNRQRREMAERMALNAPIQGSAADVIKVAMLGVDRALREEGLVSRMLLQVHDELVVEVAPGEREAVETVLRREMTGAYALRAPLEVSVGWGRSWDDAAH
- a CDS encoding NAD-dependent epimerase/dehydratase family protein, producing the protein MSREAARRAVVTGGAGFLGSHLCDRLLADGWHVLCLDNLSTGTTANIAHL